Part of the Trypanosoma brucei gambiense DAL972 chromosome 8, complete sequence genome, attattattattattattttgatttCACACTCAGTCTGGTCAGGCTTTCAGATTATCACGTGGGTGGGCGTAGCGGAtcttaaaggaaaagagaagggattAAGAGGTAATATCAAAGCGACAGagaaaagtgagaaaaggaCGCGTGTGCGATGATTAAAATGTCACCACTGCTTCTAAAAGCAGCCGTAGTGACGGCATGTTTATGCAGTCTTGCCGTCGCTTCAAGAGTTGAAAAACAGACAACACTCAAGCCAATTGAAAATGCCACAATTTACCATCGGGAGCTGGGGGGAAGAGGCAAGGTGGATTCACCGATTGCACCCGGTGACGCGGTATCCATCACAAGCGGTATTAAAGTGATGAGTGTCACGACAGCTACTGCTATCATTTTCTTAGCTAGTGCGTTTGGTTTCAGTTTTGCCATGTACTGGTGGTATGTTGCATCTGACATTAAAATTACCCCTGGCAAGGGTAATATCATGCGTAACGCTCATCTCACTGACGAGGTGATGCGGAACGTCTACGTGATTAGTAAGCGAGTATCTGACGGTGCCAAcgcatttctttttgcagAGTATCGGTACATGGGCATATTTATGCTTGGGTTCGGTGCTTTGCTCTATTTCCTACTTGGCGTGGCCATGTCCTCACCACAGGGCGAAGGCAAAGACGGCCGGCCTCCGGTGGCCGTGGAGGCCCCGTGGGTGAATGCTGCATTTTCGCTTTACGCATTTGTTATTGGAGCCTTCACGTCTGTGCTCGCCGGTTGGATTGGAATGCGCATTGCGGTGTATACCAACTCCCGCACCGCCGTCATGGCGACTGTAGGAAGCGGTGGGAGCGACGATGACGTGTTGGCAAATGGCAGTCAATCTCGGGGTTACGCTTTGGCGTTCCAAACAGCGTTCCGAGGTGGCATCACAATGGGTTTCGCACTCACATCCATTGGTCTGTTTGCTCTCTTCTGCACGGTGAAACTGATGCAGACGTACTTTGGTGACTCGGCCGAAAGGTTGCCGGAATTGTTCGAGTGTGTCGCTGCTTTTGGATTGGGCGGGTCATCCGTGGCGTGCTTCGGCCGTGTCGGAGGTGGTATTTACACCAAAGCCGCTGATGTTGGTGCCGACCTTGTAgggaaagtggaaaagaaTATTCCCGAGGATGACGCACGTAACCCCGGTGTGATCGCCGACTGCATCGGTGACAACGTTGGTGATATTGCCGGCATGGGTTCTGATCTCTTTGGAAGCTTTGGTGAGGCGACATGCGCGGCGCTGGTTATTGCTGCAAGCTCCGCTGAGCTTAGCGCAGACTTCACCTGCATGATGTACCCGCTTTTGATCACTGCCGGTGGTATCTTCGTTTGTATTGGTACCGCACTTCTTGCGGCAACTAACAGTGGTGTGAAATGGGCTGAGGACATCGAGCCCACACTCAAGCATCAGCTGCTGGTGTCAACCATTGGCGCAACGGTTGTGCTTGTGTTCATAACGGCTTACTCACTTCCAGATGCCTTTACCGTTGGAGCAGTAGAAACTACCAAGTGGAGGGCAATGGTGTGCGTTCTATGCGGTTTGTGGTCTGGTCTTCTTATTGGTTACTCCACTGAGTACTTCACTTCCAACAGCTATCGTCCTGTGCAGGAGATCGCAGAGTCGTGTGAAACGGGTGCCGCTACGAACATCATCTACGGCCTTTCACTCGGTTACATTTCGGTGCTCCCTCCTATTCTGGCTATGGCTTTCACGATTTACCTTTCGCACCACTGTGCGGGTTTGTACGGATATGCGCTTGCTGCGCTGGGCATTTTGTCCACCATGTCTATTGCGCTGACAATTGATGCCTACGGCCCCATTTCTGACAATGCCGGTGGCATTGCTGAAATGGCTCACATGGGACATGAAATCCGTGAGATCACTGACGCGCTTGACGCTGCAGGTAATACCACCGCCGCAATAGGAAAGGGTTTTGCCATTGGTtccgctgcttttgtggcGTTGGCTCTGTATGGAGCGTACGTGTCACGTGTTGGCATCTCCACTGTTAATTTGTTGGATGCTCGAGTGATGGCTGGCCTGCTCCTTGGTGCCATGCTTCCTTACTGGTTTTCCGCCCTTACGATGAAGTCAGTGGGTGTAGCAGCGATGGATATGGTGAATGAGATCCGCCGCCAGTTCCAGGATCCAGCCGTGGCTGCTGGAACGAAGGAGCCCGATTATGAGAGTTGCGTGAACATTGCAACGGGTGCGGCACTGCAGCAGATGGTGGCCCCCGCTTGCCTGGTGATGCTCGCTCCAATTGTGACTGGCATTTTGTTTGGCCGTTACACACTTGCAGGGCTGCTTCCTGGTGCACTTGTCTCTGGTGTGCAAGTGGCCATCAGCGCCTCCAACACTGGTGGGGCGTGGGATAAcgcaaagaaatatattgaGAAGGGTGGCCTACGTGAcaagagtaaaggaaaaggttcGCCTCAGCACGCGGCTGCGGTGATTGGCGATACGGTTGGAGACCCACTGAAGGACACGTCGGGTCCAGCGCTGAATATTCTTGTGAAGTTAATGGCCATCATTTCAGTAGTGTTCGCCCCGGTTGTGCAGTCCAAGTTGGGAGGGCTTCTGGTGAAGTAAAGCTACTGCTAAGTTTGATGCGACCTTCGCTTCGACGGTTGACGGAGCGATGTGAATAGAGGGGATAAAACAGTTATGTATCGTCGAATAGGAGGGtgtaaaaaaatgaaacaaaggTTCAGAGAGAAGGTTATCATAACTAGAGCGGCAGAGGAGTGTCCGTGTTGAAGCGAGGcaagtttgtttttctttttttttctttttgacttCCTGAGTGAAGAACAGTTTTGACCGTTTCGCACTTGTTAGACGGCCACGCCCGTGACAAAACGCTTATCGtaggggaagaaaataaaatgacaAGACGAAAACGCAGGTAGCAACAAGAGATAGCAAGATGAGATCTGGCAGGAGGGACTTAAAGTTGGAGAGGTGAAAGGGAATAGAAATGAAGGACATATGCAGAGGCAGAGGTGTTTACGGTCACGTGCCGTTAGAGGAATGGGCTGTGTCGACACATATTTTGCTGTGAAATTGCTTTTTGCCATCTtgaatgtttcttttttttttcaatttcgcACGTTTGAGGAAGATGAGATTTGACATACAGACAGGGATGAGTGAGGTGAAGGGGTTGTGGAAAGGGTCAAGAGGAACCGGTGGTACTGTGTGTTGACCATACTGTTTTTCGTTGAAACGctttcatttccatttccctcATTTGTGATCGGCTTCCTCTATCTTGGGAGGATATCATGTctctccatctttttttttctatcttttcctttccctcttcgaCTTTTCATTGTTGACATTTCGTGTGTTTCTACCCTCTCGCCACAGAACTGAAAATGAGAGGGGTgtataaataataatggcCTCATATTAAGAGTTTCGCTGAGTGTGTCTGGTGACTGTAGCATATGTTTGAGTGACATTTGGATATACGTCCTCTGCATACATGATGATTTGACGTGAGAAACTCATCCAGGTGTCTCCAGCGTCATTGTAACTTAACTTTCCATCTGTTgagtgttgatgttgttgtcatCTTGGTATGTACTTTGTTTAtgcgcttcttttttcctctttcctctttccctttctccaatttttgttttgtatctGTGACAGTAGTTTTGCACGTATTTTAGTCACTCAACCAGGTGGTTGTATTTCATATTTCTTCGTTGCGCTTTACTTTGTTGCTTCTTTACGCAAGATCACACGGTTGCACATAacactttattttttgttgttattttgctttcccccTAACAGAATAAACATACGGGAGAATTAGCGTACGgcagtttgtgtgttttggaGTACGGAGAGGCAAACAAAGGTTGTCCCTCAATTatttattgtcattatttttttattctcctttttgcGGGTGGCATCCACCGATTGCGGCTtcggaaaagagaggaggcaggaggagaaagaaagtgagTGTGAGGAGAGGAACAAAGCAAATAACCGACAGATAGGGGTTGAGGTCGAGCTCTAGGTGTGTTTCGTAACGAAATCGCCGCGGCCGCTTTCAAGCCGTTGCTGGAAACAAGTTGTCGAAAGGAACGGGGAAGAAAATAGTGTGTACTTGTTTCTGTACGCAGTAGAGTATAggcatttatttattaatttgTGGCTGTGAACACTGAAGGGCGACAAAAGAGCCAAAAAGGGATATTTCGCACTCGCGATTTTGCCAAGATGCGTATCGAGGTGAAGTTCGCCAGACGGACGATAGTTATATGTCTTGATGACGGTCCTCCGCCACCGCTGCTGCGGGATCTCAAACAGGAACTTTACACCCAAACAGGTGTACAACCAGCAATGCAGAAACTCTTAGGGAAACCCAAGCTGAATAACCCAGCCAACGACAGCGCATCGCTTGATAGCCTTGGTGTGGGAGACATAACAAAACTCATGCTTGTTGGTTCTACAGCTAAAGACATTGTCGCTGCTAACTCTGCTTCAACCGCCGAGGATAGGCGTCAAGAGGAGGTGCATGGGCAAATGCTGCACAATGTTGTCCGTAACACATGGTTGACTTGCTCCTTTTCGGGTTTCATGGCGGATCCGTATGTGGGTGGTAAGGGACCGGACTTTGAACACGGCACTGTAGAGGTCGCGCTGTTACTGCTTGATGTGGCGGTAACTCGCATTAATACACTTGGTGTTAACAGCACGGCGAGTAATGGGGCTGGTGACGGTAGCGCTGGAGGTCCTGTGGGTCTTCAGCTGCTGCAGACGATAGGCACTGAGGGACAATCTGCGATATCACATCCACTCCTGCGTCACCTAAACGCTCTGGAACGACAAGCCATACAGAGAGCTCATGGTGTGTTGCGCCGCTGCTTTCATTTGACTGTGATGGCGAAAAGCGCGGTGAACCCACCAGAGGTGGTTAAGGTAGTGGCAAAGGTAGTGTCTATAGTTAACGGCCTAAGTGTCGGGGAATGGGTGATGTTGCCAGGTGGGTGGACGGGGATGAAATCCCACACTGTCATTTACCTCTTAATCCAGCGTGAGTCAGCGGAGGAATTTAATGTCGTTGTAGTGAACCGCGCTGCGGATGGAAGCGAATATCATCCATCGTGGCAGACACGGGAAAAAATTGTGGCTTGTCCTTTCTTGCGTTTTGATCATGTGGCGGGGGCACGGCTGCTTGACCGTGCCTTCTGGTTGTTGTTACTTTCTCTTTGGATGAGAAGCAATGTACCCGGTCCACGTTCGGAGTTTGTGCGGGCGGAGGTGTTTTATGATGTTCTAATTCCGTGGCTGGTGGAGCGCCCACCGACTAGAAGCAACCGCCAGAGCAGTACGGTCAGTAGTGGTTCACTGCGTTCCGCTACAGAGATGATTTTAAGATCCCCTTCAAATGAGGGCGTAGACGCAGCAGAGGCTGAGGGAAGCGGCAGCCAGACAACCCTTCCCAGCGCTGTTCAAAGCTACGGGGCCACTGTGGCACGCAATTGCTCTGGAAGTATTAAGGGAGCAGTCACGTCACTTTTATATCTTCTCGAGCAGTATGGCATGAAGGAGAGGGCTGTGCAAAAATCTGTGAAGTATGCACTAAAGTATGAATTTATGATGAGGGCGGCAGAGGATTTGGCTGCCCTCGCCGACCGCTTTCTTAAGAGTGCTGGAAACTGGGAGGGTAGCGATACCGGCGAAAGGCAAGGTCTAACGACCGATAAGAATTTCGAATGTTCACGCGTTGAGCGGGCTTTGAATGAGTTGCGTTCGGCTGGCGTAGGTCATACGGTGTCACCTATCAGCACCAAGGAATTATTCCGCACTGCACACgagaaaaatataatatttaCGAACGACAAGAACATTATTCTGAGCCAGGAACATTTCTCAAACAAACCACTTCTTGTCTACTGCGGAGGGCTGCAGGACCCCGCCTCGGCCAGGTTTTCCACACTCCTCGCTGAAGCGGTCGATCAGTTCCGCCTCTCCTCACCTCAGGTCGAGCTGTTGTTTCTCAGCTGTGATGACACAAAAGAGAGGTACGAGCGGCACATCGCCATGTTTTCGTTCGCTCGTGCCGCTTACCCCTGCGATGTGCTCGTGAGGAAATTGTACGTAACAGAAGTTCCCAAATTGTTGCTTTTTGGGCCGGATGGTCGGCTGCTGCACCGGCGCGGTGTCGACGCACTCCGTGCCGATCCGTCAGCAACGTTGTTCCCGCATGGTGGCTTGTGGAACGGCGCGATGCCGTTGACTGCAACAGACGTCGCTATTCTGAAAAGTGGTGCTGCTGTGCTCGCTCACCACACACGGAAGCGGCTTGCCATAACCAACAGTGCGGTTTCTGAGAGGGATGGCTTCATTCCAGTCGGTGAAGCCAGACGCGTGTTACGGATTCTTTCTGCGGTGTGCACCATGGTGGAGCTGCTTCCGAAGGAACCAAACACAGCGGAAGGCTTTTTAATACAGAACACGACAAAAAATGATGTACATAATAACATGATTGAGGGTGTTGCTACCCCCCAGACTCAGAAGGACGCTGCTCTGGTTGGCCAACTGTTCACTCTGTCAGATATTGTTGAAGGGAATAATAGTGGCGGTGGAGACAGCAGCGACTGTGGTGGAAGTTGCGGTCGCCATGAGTGCGGGGTGCCGATGGAGGCGGTTGCATTTCTTAACGGGAGCCTCTTGCCTGCAACATCAACAGAGGCGTACAAAGGTCAGCCGCTCCGAACAGCCGTTCCCGAGGTGCAAAGTCTTACCGACCTGAGGCCCGTTACAAGTTGGGCGCAGCTCCATTTCACGTTGAAGCGTGCGGAGGCCATCATTGACGCTTTATGGTTGCGGGCACGCCACAGCGGTACCACCTCGCGCGTAGCGATtcaaatgcacattattgagGTTATTTCTTggctctttttgtttattatacCACTTCCGCTACCTCGCGGTATGGACGTGCGCAGCGTGCccgaagaagagaggagtaCAGTTGCTGAGTTTTATACAGTGGACGCCTTCCCATCGGCACCAACAGGGGATGGCTCCGGCGCGAACGGTGGTCGT contains:
- a CDS encoding vacuolar-type proton translocating pyrophosphatase 1, which produces MIKMSPLLLKAAVVTACLCSLAVASRVEKQTTLKPIENATIYHRELGGRGKVDSPIAPGDAVSITSGIKVMSVTTATAIIFLASAFGFSFAMYWWYVASDIKITPGKGNIMRNAHLTDEVMRNVYVISKRVSDGANAFLFAEYRYMGIFMLGFGALLYFLLGVAMSSPQGEGKDGRPPVAVEAPWVNAAFSLYAFVIGAFTSVLAGWIGMRIAVYTNSRTAVMATVGSGGSDDDVLANGSQSRGYALAFQTAFRGGITMGFALTSIGLFALFCTVKLMQTYFGDSAERLPELFECVAAFGLGGSSVACFGRVGGGIYTKAADVGADLVGKVEKNIPEDDARNPGVIADCIGDNVGDIAGMGSDLFGSFGEATCAALVIAASSAELSADFTCMMYPLLITAGGIFVCIGTALLAATNSGVKWAEDIEPTLKHQLLVSTIGATVVLVFITAYSLPDAFTVGAVETTKWRAMVCVLCGLWSGLLIGYSTEYFTSNSYRPVQEIAESCETGAATNIIYGLSLGYISVLPPILAMAFTIYLSHHCAGLYGYALAALGILSTMSIALTIDAYGPISDNAGGIAEMAHMGHEIREITDALDAAGNTTAAIGKGFAIGSAAFVALALYGAYVSRVGISTVNLLDARVMAGLLLGAMLPYWFSALTMKSVGVAAMDMVNEIRRQFQDPAVAAGTKEPDYESCVNIATGAALQQMVAPACLVMLAPIVTGILFGRYTLAGLLPGALVSGVQVAISASNTGGAWDNAKKYIEKGGLRDKSKGKGSPQHAAAVIGDTVGDPLKDTSGPALNILVKLMAIISVVFAPVVQSKLGGLLVK